In Bradyrhizobium lablabi, one DNA window encodes the following:
- a CDS encoding HGGxSTG domain-containing protein: MRTKSENQRHAITHAPGQEMRARTRSGKPCQSPAMANGGCQMHGGPSPGAPKGNRNAFKHGRYAAEAIARRRNISALIRVGRALTLAN, encoded by the coding sequence ATGCGGACCAAATCGGAGAATCAACGCCATGCAATTACACATGCACCGGGCCAGGAGATGCGGGCACGAACACGAAGCGGGAAGCCGTGCCAGTCGCCCGCGATGGCAAACGGTGGATGCCAAATGCACGGTGGCCCCTCGCCGGGAGCACCAAAAGGTAATCGGAATGCATTCAAGCACGGTAGATATGCGGCGGAAGCAATTGCGCGACGCCGAAATATTTCAGCCTTGATCCGCGTCGGTCGCGCTCTAACGTTGGCGAATTAG
- a CDS encoding Tex family protein encodes MTNIYRQIAEELGVREQQVEATVALLDGGATVPFVARYRKEITGALDDAQLRTLEERLNYLRELEERRIAILNSVREQGKLDAALEAAILAADSKGRLEDIYLPFKPKRRTKAEIAKEAGLEPLADLLLAQPENDPQTVALTFIDPDKQVADAAAALDGARAILVERFAEDADLIGALREQMWSNGLMASTVRKGKKTEGEKFKDYFDFSEPLTKLPSHRILAMFRGEKEEILDLQMLPEPVAATPAAISAYEAKIMQRFAISGSGRPGDKWLVETARWAWRTKIEVHLNIDLRMRLWTAAEQEAVRVFASNLRDLLLAAPAGARVTMGLDPGFRSGVKVAVVDATGKVVATTAIYPHEPQKRWDEALATLGKLAVQHRVDLIAIGNGTASRETDKLAMELVKLLPDLKMSKIVVSEAGASVYSASAFASEELPELDVTLRGAVSIARRLQDPLAELVKIDPKAIGVGQYQHDLGESKLARSLDAVVEDCVNAVGVDANTASAPLLARVSGIGTGLAQSIVQHRDANGPFKSRKALKQVPRLGPKAFEQCAGFLRITGGDDPLDASGVHPEAYPVVRKILAATKSDIKALIGNAEILREVKPQSFVDDTFGLPTVTDILRELEKPGRDPRPAFKAAVFKEGVETLKDLKRGMILEGTVTNVAAFGAFVDIGVHQDGLVHISAMSKTFIKDPREVVKSGDIVKVKVLEVEVARKRIALTLRLDDEAGGRSERPAQGKPSNNSRASKTSSATRKPQEPSGGGALAEALRRASEKGGSGKTRA; translated from the coding sequence GTGACAAACATCTATCGACAGATTGCCGAGGAACTCGGCGTTCGCGAGCAACAGGTCGAGGCGACGGTGGCGCTGCTCGACGGCGGCGCCACCGTTCCGTTCGTGGCGCGTTATCGGAAGGAAATCACCGGCGCGCTCGACGATGCGCAATTGCGCACGCTGGAGGAGCGCCTGAATTACCTGCGCGAGCTGGAAGAACGTCGCATCGCGATCCTCAATTCGGTCCGCGAGCAGGGCAAGCTGGATGCCGCATTGGAGGCGGCCATTCTGGCGGCCGACAGCAAGGGGCGACTGGAAGACATCTATCTGCCGTTCAAGCCGAAGCGCCGCACCAAGGCCGAGATCGCCAAAGAGGCGGGGCTGGAGCCGCTGGCCGATTTGTTGCTGGCGCAGCCGGAGAACGATCCGCAAACCGTGGCCTTAACCTTCATCGATCCCGACAAGCAGGTGGCCGATGCGGCTGCCGCGCTCGATGGCGCGCGGGCAATTCTGGTGGAGCGCTTCGCCGAAGACGCCGACCTGATCGGCGCGCTGCGCGAGCAGATGTGGTCGAACGGGCTGATGGCGTCCACCGTGCGCAAGGGCAAGAAAACCGAGGGCGAGAAATTCAAGGACTACTTCGATTTCAGCGAGCCGCTCACCAAACTGCCCTCGCACCGCATCCTGGCGATGTTCCGCGGCGAGAAGGAAGAGATCCTCGACCTGCAGATGCTGCCCGAGCCGGTCGCCGCGACGCCGGCCGCGATCAGCGCGTATGAGGCGAAGATCATGCAGCGCTTCGCCATTTCCGGCTCTGGCCGCCCCGGCGACAAATGGCTGGTGGAGACGGCGCGGTGGGCGTGGCGCACCAAGATCGAGGTCCATCTCAACATCGACTTGCGGATGCGGCTGTGGACCGCGGCCGAGCAGGAAGCGGTGCGGGTGTTCGCGTCTAATCTGCGCGACCTGTTGCTGGCGGCGCCGGCGGGCGCGCGCGTCACCATGGGCCTCGATCCCGGCTTCCGCTCCGGCGTCAAGGTCGCCGTCGTCGATGCCACCGGCAAGGTGGTGGCCACCACGGCGATCTATCCGCACGAGCCGCAGAAGCGCTGGGACGAAGCGCTGGCGACGCTCGGCAAGCTCGCCGTGCAACATCGCGTCGATTTGATTGCGATCGGCAACGGCACCGCGTCGCGCGAAACCGATAAACTCGCCATGGAGTTGGTAAAGCTGCTTCCGGACTTGAAGATGTCGAAGATCGTGGTGTCGGAAGCCGGCGCCTCGGTCTATTCGGCCTCGGCCTTTGCATCCGAGGAATTGCCGGAACTCGACGTCACCTTGCGCGGCGCGGTGTCGATTGCCCGGCGGCTGCAGGATCCACTGGCCGAATTGGTCAAGATCGATCCGAAGGCAATCGGCGTCGGACAATATCAGCATGACCTCGGCGAGAGCAAACTGGCGCGCTCGCTCGATGCCGTGGTCGAGGACTGCGTGAATGCGGTCGGTGTCGATGCCAACACCGCCTCGGCGCCGCTGCTGGCGCGGGTATCGGGGATCGGCACAGGGCTGGCGCAAAGCATCGTCCAGCACCGCGACGCCAACGGCCCGTTCAAGTCACGCAAGGCGCTAAAGCAGGTGCCGCGGCTAGGGCCGAAAGCGTTCGAGCAATGCGCCGGCTTCCTGCGCATCACCGGCGGCGACGACCCGCTCGACGCCTCCGGCGTCCATCCGGAGGCCTATCCTGTCGTGCGCAAGATTCTTGCCGCGACCAAGAGCGACATCAAGGCGCTGATCGGCAACGCCGAGATCCTGCGCGAGGTCAAGCCGCAAAGTTTTGTCGATGATACTTTTGGCTTGCCGACGGTGACCGACATTCTGCGCGAATTGGAAAAGCCCGGCCGCGATCCGCGCCCGGCCTTCAAGGCCGCGGTGTTCAAAGAGGGTGTCGAGACGCTGAAGGATCTCAAGCGCGGCATGATCCTCGAGGGCACGGTAACCAACGTCGCGGCGTTCGGCGCCTTCGTCGACATCGGCGTGCATCAGGATGGGCTGGTGCACATTTCGGCGATGTCGAAGACCTTCATCAAGGATCCGCGCGAGGTGGTGAAGTCGGGCGACATCGTCAAGGTGAAGGTGCTGGAGGTCGAAGTCGCCCGCAAGCGCATCGCGCTGACGCTGCGTCTCGATGACGAAGCCGGCGGCAGGAGCGAGCGTCCGGCGCAAGGCAAGCCAAGTAACAATTCCCGCGCGTCGAAGACATCGTCGGCGACGCGCAAGCCGCAGGAACCGTCGGGCGGCGGAGCGCTCGCCGAGGCCTTGCGCCGCGCCAGTGAGAAAGGCGGGAGCGGCAAAACCAGGGCTTAG
- a CDS encoding M24 family metallopeptidase: protein MKAAVSDLVQTERLARQMDEQGLDAIVARAGINFTYLSGLVYPGTLARHLDLADSPRGVYLVWPRRGEPRMVVNAIAEGLARRDSFIEHFDVYEGYSEPPVERLTKVITEMGLAESKIGFETNFISAADWDILRSRLPRMRPLDCVNLMDIVRAVKTSAELARLKRGADLLDEAYLTHFPTVRPGMRERDLHAALVAHCLAGGSEFTHGILNSERNTVPYAGESDFPFAPGDAIRTDYVAYVQGYPGHQSRCAVLGTPSAEQHRQYAVIRDIYRAANDQLIPGRTAGEVYQFVVGRFAAAGMVYKSMLAGHSVGAWWHQQEPVISRDNPRRLEEGMVIAMEPHVDHWHIQDMFVIRADGPELISDKFPTQTIFACG, encoded by the coding sequence ATGAAAGCAGCGGTTTCCGATTTAGTACAGACCGAGCGCCTCGCCCGGCAAATGGATGAACAAGGCCTTGATGCCATCGTCGCGCGCGCCGGCATCAACTTCACTTATCTCTCCGGCCTGGTCTATCCCGGGACGCTGGCGCGCCACCTCGACCTCGCCGATTCGCCGCGCGGGGTCTATCTGGTTTGGCCGCGCCGCGGTGAACCGCGCATGGTGGTCAATGCGATCGCCGAGGGACTTGCGCGGCGGGATTCGTTTATCGAGCATTTTGATGTGTATGAGGGCTATTCCGAGCCGCCGGTCGAGCGGCTCACCAAGGTCATCACTGAGATGGGATTGGCTGAATCGAAAATCGGCTTCGAGACCAATTTCATCAGCGCCGCCGATTGGGACATTCTGCGCAGCCGTCTGCCGCGGATGCGGCCTTTGGATTGCGTCAACCTGATGGATATCGTGCGCGCGGTGAAAACCTCAGCTGAACTGGCGCGGTTGAAACGCGGCGCCGATCTTCTTGACGAAGCTTACCTCACGCATTTTCCGACCGTCCGCCCCGGCATGCGCGAGCGCGATTTGCATGCCGCGCTGGTCGCGCATTGCCTGGCCGGAGGGTCGGAATTCACCCACGGCATTCTCAATTCGGAGCGCAACACGGTTCCCTATGCCGGAGAAAGTGATTTTCCGTTTGCGCCGGGAGATGCGATCCGCACCGATTACGTCGCCTATGTGCAGGGTTATCCCGGCCATCAATCGCGATGTGCGGTGCTCGGCACGCCGAGCGCGGAGCAGCACCGCCAATACGCTGTCATCCGCGACATCTACCGGGCCGCCAATGACCAATTGATACCGGGACGTACGGCCGGCGAGGTCTATCAATTCGTGGTGGGCCGCTTCGCAGCTGCCGGCATGGTCTACAAATCGATGCTGGCCGGTCATAGCGTCGGCGCCTGGTGGCACCAGCAGGAGCCAGTGATCTCACGCGACAACCCGCGACGCCTGGAGGAGGGAATGGTGATCGCCATGGAGCCCCACGTCGATCATTGGCATATCCAGGATATGTTCGTGATTCGCGCCGATGGACCGGAATTGATTTCGGATAAATTCCCCACGCAGACGATCTTTGCCTGTGGCTAA
- a CDS encoding amino acid ABC transporter permease/ATP-binding protein produces MGETGTEIATAARTGALDRRSLWGGGVVIIAVIAAAFGWRSNLVPAPLMEVLSYASSPFLLDGALTAVEIAALAMAGGVVIGLVLALMRLSPLPPLQGTAWLYIWFIRGTPLILQLVFLYDALPVVGIKLDSFTTAVVGFMLNEAAFSAEIIRGGILSVDRKQSLAAASFGMGPFLTLRRIILPQAMRAILPGMANQTISMIKGTSIASVIFVNELTFRSQQIVGQNFKFFTVFAAAGIIYLVLTSAVAIAQFYLERYYSLEASKKLSAKAVPPGEAALATASAAPVPSATAWMDGLQASRTESMTPDQPFVICRNVQKSYGDREILRGIDLSVHRGEVVVLMGPSGSGKSTLLRLVNHLEPLDWGEITVDGKYVGYQQQIGGGLKPIRNVAKARADARIGMVFQHFNLFDHLTSLENIMEAPIHVYGEATDKMRALAMNLLRMVGLSNHADHLPHRLSGGQQQRVAIARALAISPRLMLFDEPTSALDPELVGEVLAVIRRLAEAGMTMIVVTHEVRFAREVADRVIFMDDGLIVEQGPPEEVLDHPKHERTQRFLRMVEQQAS; encoded by the coding sequence ATGGGCGAAACCGGCACGGAAATCGCGACAGCGGCGCGCACGGGCGCCTTGGATCGACGGAGTTTATGGGGCGGCGGCGTTGTTATCATCGCCGTGATCGCCGCCGCCTTCGGCTGGCGGTCTAACCTCGTACCTGCGCCGCTGATGGAGGTGCTTAGCTACGCGTCGTCACCTTTCCTGCTGGACGGTGCTCTGACGGCGGTGGAAATCGCGGCGCTTGCGATGGCGGGCGGTGTCGTGATCGGTCTGGTGCTGGCTTTGATGCGTCTCTCCCCACTGCCGCCGCTGCAGGGAACGGCCTGGCTCTATATCTGGTTCATCCGCGGCACGCCGCTGATCCTGCAACTGGTCTTTCTCTACGACGCGCTGCCCGTCGTCGGCATCAAGCTCGATAGTTTTACGACCGCCGTCGTCGGCTTCATGCTGAACGAGGCCGCCTTCAGTGCCGAGATCATCCGCGGCGGCATCCTTTCGGTGGACCGCAAGCAAAGCCTCGCCGCGGCCTCCTTCGGCATGGGACCCTTTCTGACGCTTCGGCGCATCATTCTGCCTCAGGCCATGCGCGCCATTCTGCCCGGCATGGCCAACCAGACCATCTCCATGATCAAGGGGACATCGATCGCATCCGTGATCTTCGTCAACGAGCTTACGTTCCGCTCGCAACAGATCGTAGGGCAGAACTTCAAATTTTTCACGGTGTTCGCGGCTGCCGGCATCATCTATCTCGTCCTGACGAGCGCGGTGGCGATAGCCCAATTCTACCTGGAAAGATATTATAGCCTCGAGGCTTCGAAAAAGCTGAGCGCCAAAGCCGTTCCGCCTGGCGAAGCCGCTTTGGCAACCGCTTCAGCCGCACCTGTGCCGTCGGCGACCGCCTGGATGGACGGTCTGCAGGCAAGCCGCACCGAAAGTATGACGCCCGACCAACCCTTCGTGATCTGCCGGAATGTCCAAAAATCCTACGGCGACAGAGAAATCCTTCGCGGCATCGACCTGTCCGTGCACCGCGGCGAAGTCGTGGTGCTGATGGGCCCGAGCGGTTCCGGCAAAAGCACCTTGCTGCGGCTGGTCAACCATCTGGAGCCGCTCGATTGGGGCGAAATCACCGTCGACGGCAAGTATGTCGGATACCAGCAGCAGATCGGGGGCGGATTGAAGCCCATTCGTAACGTGGCCAAGGCGCGCGCCGACGCCCGTATCGGCATGGTGTTCCAGCATTTCAATTTGTTCGATCATCTCACCTCTCTCGAAAACATCATGGAAGCGCCGATCCATGTCTATGGCGAAGCGACCGACAAGATGCGCGCGCTCGCCATGAATTTGCTGCGCATGGTGGGTCTTTCCAATCACGCCGACCATCTGCCGCACCGCCTGTCCGGCGGCCAGCAGCAACGCGTGGCAATCGCCCGCGCGCTCGCCATCTCGCCTCGGCTGATGCTGTTCGACGAGCCGACCTCGGCGCTCGACCCCGAACTGGTCGGAGAAGTCCTTGCCGTGATCCGCCGCCTCGCCGAAGCCGGGATGACCATGATCGTGGTCACCCATGAAGTGCGATTTGCGCGCGAGGTCGCCGATCGGGTGATCTTCATGGACGATGGCCTGATCGTTGAACAAGGGCCACCCGAAGAGGTGCTGGATCATCCAAAGCACGAGCGAACCCAGCGTTTCCTCAGAATGGTCGAACAACAAGCAAGCTAA
- a CDS encoding M20 family metallopeptidase → MNTELSGVQEHVDAARVLEVEQALLRIPSSAFQEHAIADHLAERMEDIGLDVTMMDVVHPFDPTVTSRQPTGILRGSGEGPSLMLNGHMDPGVEMPGWSVDPYGAKFEDGWVWGMGAHDDKGGIAAAFCGLEAIIRSGTRLKGDVLLCPVIAHKLGGAGTRALLRSGVQADLCINMEHSNNTIANVCVGIVMARIRVEAPELFFRYSAEAKAQYWNPIEQLCEVIRRIGPSLDPIPQASWMNFIPHPELPGFPTHTFDTFHKEHYYQKNHTGLHSKQAELLLQFRTVPGQTLQSVRADVAALLEGIRRDHPAFNYSFEVPAKGTEEGWCQEPMACAADHDLVAALARGQELASGVQAVVGGWGRLGNVGDGNIIAAHGIPTVQYGPGDIRIYEEWPTADERVRLSDLVTAARAVAYATARLCG, encoded by the coding sequence ATGAACACCGAACTATCCGGCGTGCAGGAACACGTCGATGCCGCGCGCGTGCTCGAAGTGGAGCAGGCGTTGCTGCGCATCCCCAGTTCCGCCTTCCAGGAGCACGCGATCGCCGATCATCTCGCCGAACGGATGGAGGACATCGGGCTCGACGTCACCATGATGGACGTCGTGCATCCCTTCGATCCCACGGTGACCAGCCGGCAGCCGACCGGCATCTTGCGTGGCAGCGGCGAGGGACCAAGCCTGATGCTTAACGGACATATGGATCCCGGCGTCGAAATGCCGGGATGGTCCGTGGACCCCTATGGCGCCAAGTTCGAGGACGGCTGGGTTTGGGGGATGGGCGCCCACGACGACAAGGGCGGCATCGCCGCCGCGTTCTGCGGCCTGGAGGCCATCATTCGCTCAGGCACGCGGCTCAAAGGCGACGTCTTGCTGTGTCCGGTGATCGCGCACAAGCTCGGCGGCGCCGGGACAAGGGCGCTGCTGCGCAGCGGTGTCCAGGCGGACCTCTGCATCAACATGGAACACTCCAACAACACCATCGCCAATGTCTGCGTCGGCATTGTGATGGCGCGCATCCGGGTCGAGGCGCCGGAGCTGTTCTTCCGTTATAGTGCCGAAGCCAAGGCCCAGTACTGGAATCCGATCGAACAGCTTTGCGAGGTCATTCGCCGCATCGGCCCAAGCCTCGATCCAATTCCACAAGCAAGCTGGATGAATTTTATCCCCCACCCGGAGTTGCCGGGATTTCCGACCCACACTTTCGATACCTTCCACAAGGAGCATTACTATCAGAAGAACCACACCGGGCTGCACAGCAAGCAGGCCGAGCTGTTGCTGCAGTTCCGCACCGTGCCGGGACAAACGCTGCAAAGCGTGAGAGCGGATGTTGCTGCGCTGCTGGAAGGCATCCGGCGCGACCATCCTGCGTTCAATTACAGCTTTGAGGTACCGGCCAAGGGCACCGAGGAAGGATGGTGCCAGGAGCCAATGGCTTGCGCCGCCGATCATGATCTGGTGGCCGCGTTGGCGAGGGGTCAGGAACTGGCATCAGGCGTTCAAGCCGTCGTTGGCGGTTGGGGGCGGCTTGGCAATGTCGGCGACGGTAACATCATCGCCGCGCATGGCATCCCCACTGTGCAGTATGGCCCAGGCGACATTCGCATCTATGAGGAATGGCCCACCGCCGACGAGCGCGTGCGGCTCTCCGATCTCGTCACCGCCGCACGGGCAGTGGCATATGCAACCGCCAGATTGTGTGGCTGA
- a CDS encoding transporter substrate-binding domain-containing protein yields MHTFYKFARPIVLRGAACLALLAASALCGARADDAACEPAKLAAKYPGLAGKTIKIGQDGESVPFSMRDPKDFSKLVGLDADLAQATFACIGVPMQFVIGTWSGLIPAAMSGQIDVMWDTLLYTPERAKKLDFVVYMNAATGMLVAKGNPKNIHSLGDLCGLTSTTTLGTTQEAMLRDASSKCVAAGKPEVNIITSTDMPSGMRLVQNARADLVAVNKFVGESMVASNPTTIESAFDVITGARIAVGTAKGNPDLVKALHDGLTAIRANGAEKAIYERYHVDYGLTTEPTTLTE; encoded by the coding sequence ATGCATACTTTTTATAAGTTTGCGCGTCCGATCGTACTGCGCGGCGCCGCCTGCCTGGCTTTGCTCGCCGCTTCTGCATTGTGCGGCGCAAGAGCTGACGATGCAGCCTGCGAACCGGCAAAGCTCGCAGCCAAATATCCCGGCCTCGCCGGCAAGACGATCAAGATCGGTCAGGATGGCGAGAGCGTGCCGTTCAGCATGCGCGACCCCAAGGATTTTTCGAAGCTGGTCGGCTTAGATGCCGATCTCGCCCAAGCGACGTTTGCCTGCATTGGCGTCCCGATGCAGTTCGTGATCGGAACTTGGTCCGGGCTCATTCCGGCGGCGATGTCAGGCCAGATCGACGTCATGTGGGACACCCTGCTGTACACACCCGAGCGGGCCAAGAAATTGGATTTCGTGGTCTATATGAATGCGGCCACCGGGATGCTCGTCGCCAAGGGCAATCCCAAGAACATCCATTCGCTTGGTGATCTCTGCGGCCTGACCAGTACCACGACGCTCGGGACCACGCAGGAAGCCATGCTGCGCGACGCCAGCAGCAAGTGCGTCGCCGCCGGCAAGCCTGAAGTCAATATCATCACGTCCACCGACATGCCCAGCGGCATGCGCCTTGTCCAGAACGCGCGAGCGGATCTGGTCGCGGTCAACAAGTTCGTCGGCGAGAGCATGGTTGCGAGTAATCCCACCACGATCGAGAGCGCATTCGACGTGATCACCGGCGCCAGGATCGCGGTAGGCACGGCAAAGGGTAATCCCGATCTGGTCAAGGCGCTGCATGACGGGCTCACGGCGATACGCGCCAACGGCGCCGAGAAGGCGATCTATGAGCGCTACCATGTCGACTATGGCCTCACCACGGAGCCTACGACCCTGACCGAATGA
- a CDS encoding LysR family transcriptional regulator, giving the protein METLLWVARLGGIGAAAQHLNLTQPAVTRRIQELERELGAKVLRRQGRNVVPTPVGQTCLGSAERILSEVATMRVAASGKSAVGTIRVGVVESIALTWFQNFLARIEGRYPKVQMEIDVDLSNRLITSLARRQIDIALLPGPVQLPGVVRVSLGDCAMQWLGHPQLCPKDREMKAADLAELPIIGMPQDANAYHSIINWFEEAQVTPSLMHCCNSFSVVALLVRRGVGVSLLPPDLFAGDLEQGVLKVLIEQPDVPKVEYSAAYLPATNASILPEVAAIAREESWFFGPSRTRRKNFGGGPSPALQVRAILKDEVP; this is encoded by the coding sequence TTGGAAACGTTGTTGTGGGTTGCAAGGCTTGGCGGCATCGGCGCTGCAGCGCAGCATCTCAATTTGACTCAGCCGGCGGTCACCCGCCGGATTCAGGAGCTTGAGCGAGAGCTTGGCGCCAAGGTGCTGCGCCGCCAGGGACGAAATGTGGTGCCGACGCCGGTGGGCCAGACCTGCCTCGGCAGCGCCGAGCGCATCCTGTCGGAAGTTGCGACCATGCGCGTTGCGGCGAGCGGCAAATCCGCCGTCGGCACCATTCGCGTCGGCGTGGTTGAGAGCATCGCGCTGACGTGGTTTCAAAATTTCCTGGCCCGGATCGAGGGACGCTATCCCAAGGTGCAGATGGAGATCGACGTCGATCTATCGAACCGATTGATCACCAGTCTTGCGCGACGTCAGATCGACATCGCCTTGCTGCCTGGTCCGGTGCAATTGCCCGGCGTCGTCCGTGTGTCGCTCGGCGATTGCGCCATGCAGTGGTTGGGTCATCCGCAACTGTGCCCGAAGGATCGGGAGATGAAGGCTGCGGATCTCGCCGAACTGCCGATCATCGGCATGCCGCAGGATGCCAATGCTTATCATTCCATCATCAACTGGTTCGAGGAGGCGCAGGTCACGCCCAGCCTTATGCATTGTTGCAACAGTTTTAGCGTGGTGGCGCTGTTGGTGCGGCGCGGAGTAGGCGTCAGTCTGCTGCCGCCGGACCTGTTTGCCGGCGACCTCGAGCAAGGCGTGCTGAAGGTATTGATTGAACAGCCCGACGTTCCGAAGGTGGAATATTCGGCAGCCTATTTGCCCGCAACGAACGCCTCGATCCTTCCGGAAGTCGCGGCAATCGCGCGCGAGGAAAGCTGGTTCTTTGGCCCGTCACGAACACGGCGCAAGAACTTTGGCGGAGGGCCTTCTCCCGCACTGCAGGTTCGGGCGATCCTGAAGGATGAGGTCCCGTAG
- a CDS encoding amidohydrolase family protein has translation MSLDILVKNVALWGTKGLCDLGIAGGKFASIGRGTTSSPAALTLDAEGRMAVPGFVEPHIHLDKALISERAPVNISGTLSEAIEILWEIKRNYTVEEIADRASRVLGRALENGISRLRTHVDVDPIGGTRPAEGLIRARERFRDLMDIQIVAFPQEGIIKSPGTEALMRQVMKLGVDVVGGMPFNEASPADSRRHIEIAFEIAKEFDADIDMHVDETDDPMARTLEVLAELTIKNGWQGRVTAGHTCALAGYPRNYADHVITRLREANVNMIANPATNLMLQGRLDDYPKRRGVTQVKELLAAGVNVACGQDCVHDTFYPFGQNDPLEIAFLLCHASHMSQPPEILTVMDMVTNNGAKALRVPDFGVAVGSVADLVVLEARDVREAFATRSPRRWVIRKGKLIAETKLETLRYFDRLAMPAS, from the coding sequence ATGAGTTTGGATATTCTGGTCAAGAACGTTGCGCTGTGGGGCACCAAGGGCCTTTGCGATCTCGGCATCGCCGGCGGCAAGTTTGCCAGCATCGGCCGGGGTACCACGTCCTCACCCGCAGCGCTCACGCTCGATGCTGAGGGCCGGATGGCGGTGCCGGGCTTTGTCGAGCCGCATATTCATCTCGACAAGGCGCTGATCTCGGAGCGAGCGCCGGTCAATATTTCGGGCACGCTCTCTGAGGCGATCGAAATTCTCTGGGAGATCAAGCGCAATTACACCGTGGAAGAAATCGCCGATCGAGCGTCGCGTGTGCTCGGCCGTGCGCTGGAAAACGGCATCTCGAGATTGCGCACGCATGTTGACGTCGATCCGATCGGGGGCACGCGGCCGGCCGAAGGTTTGATCCGCGCCCGTGAGCGGTTTCGCGATCTGATGGATATCCAGATCGTCGCCTTTCCGCAGGAGGGAATCATCAAATCGCCCGGCACCGAGGCGCTGATGCGGCAGGTAATGAAGCTTGGCGTCGATGTCGTCGGCGGCATGCCCTTCAACGAGGCGTCGCCGGCAGACAGCCGGCGGCATATCGAGATCGCCTTCGAGATCGCGAAGGAGTTCGATGCCGACATCGACATGCATGTCGATGAGACCGACGATCCGATGGCGCGAACGCTGGAAGTGCTCGCCGAGCTGACCATCAAGAATGGCTGGCAGGGGCGGGTGACCGCCGGCCACACCTGCGCGCTGGCGGGTTACCCGCGGAACTACGCCGATCACGTGATCACGCGCCTGCGCGAAGCCAATGTCAACATGATCGCCAATCCGGCCACCAATCTGATGCTGCAGGGCCGGCTTGACGATTATCCCAAGCGCCGCGGGGTGACGCAGGTCAAGGAATTGTTGGCGGCCGGCGTCAACGTCGCCTGTGGACAGGACTGTGTGCACGACACGTTTTATCCCTTCGGCCAGAATGATCCGCTTGAGATCGCATTTCTGCTCTGTCATGCCTCCCATATGAGCCAGCCGCCCGAGATTCTGACGGTAATGGATATGGTCACCAACAACGGTGCCAAGGCCTTGCGCGTGCCGGATTTTGGCGTGGCGGTAGGCAGCGTGGCCGATCTCGTGGTGCTCGAAGCGCGTGACGTGCGCGAGGCCTTTGCGACGCGGTCGCCGCGGCGCTGGGTGATCCGCAAGGGAAAATTGATCGCCGAGACCAAATTGGAGACGCTGCGCTATTTTGACAGGCTGGCCATGCCGGCCTCATAA
- a CDS encoding LysR family transcriptional regulator produces MDFRQLRYALSVYKERSFTKAAKRLNISQSAVSEQVKLLEEEIGFELFRRTSRGIESTDRGRTFLYESERVMGDLLSLSDTARRLRGALQDTLTIGMGSGMAQIFIPRMFADLRNDLPGVRLEILTAPTKNIFNELHEEKLDAGIAIESDPERLPAGLVFDRLIDAEMALITHPKHALARSKQPVDIGRLLAEPIIMSELTVGYGQVVLSLFTDLGIKPNILAVVDNIETIKMIVQSEGGIAIVPRACAENEVTLGLLKALSIQPARNVAFSLFRRREPMSRRKETALLRLREMLKA; encoded by the coding sequence TTGGATTTTCGCCAACTGCGTTACGCGCTTTCGGTCTACAAGGAGCGCAGCTTCACCAAGGCGGCGAAGCGGCTGAATATTTCGCAGTCGGCGGTCAGCGAACAGGTCAAATTGCTCGAAGAGGAAATCGGCTTCGAATTGTTTCGCCGCACCTCGCGCGGCATCGAATCGACCGACCGTGGCCGCACCTTTCTCTACGAGTCCGAGCGGGTGATGGGCGACCTGCTCAGCCTGTCCGATACCGCGCGGCGGCTGCGCGGCGCGCTGCAGGACACGCTGACCATCGGCATGGGTTCCGGCATGGCGCAGATCTTCATTCCGCGCATGTTTGCCGATCTCAGGAACGATCTTCCGGGCGTGCGGCTGGAAATCCTGACCGCGCCGACCAAGAATATCTTCAACGAGCTGCACGAAGAGAAGCTCGACGCCGGGATCGCGATCGAATCCGATCCGGAGCGATTGCCGGCCGGCCTCGTGTTCGATCGCCTGATCGATGCCGAGATGGCGCTGATCACGCATCCAAAACACGCGCTGGCGCGCTCGAAGCAGCCGGTCGATATCGGGCGCCTGCTCGCCGAACCCATCATCATGAGCGAATTGACTGTCGGATACGGCCAGGTGGTGCTCTCGCTGTTTACGGATTTGGGGATCAAGCCCAATATTTTGGCGGTGGTCGACAATATCGAGACCATCAAGATGATTGTGCAATCCGAAGGCGGTATCGCCATCGTGCCGCGCGCCTGTGCGGAAAATGAAGTCACGTTGGGACTACTGAAGGCACTTTCGATTCAGCCGGCGCGCAATGTCGCGTTCAGCCTGTTTCGGCGGCGCGAGCCGATGTCGCGGCGCAAGGAAACGGCATTGCTCAGATTGCGAGAGATGCTGAAAGCCTAG